A region from the Rhizoctonia solani chromosome 13, complete sequence genome encodes:
- a CDS encoding mechanosensitive ion channel protein, producing the protein MANERERQPGGDSQANHGPNARAHEGLRLPSLGMSHQSRSDLFRTDEGPPPTPPYQLDVSKSQEVIERSQPPDYEREGKEKPHVRIPDEVARPPRPAFHRGASSMSYAPSVAGSDFDDDFEEEVYDWSDDDDLLEEEAKFERTTGQRKKVRTGCGFTRIVIFFFSTLIGSTITAGLLATAPILLRIYYLKPHRTEHRTYVTDTVSAWLFWAAANVLVSWYIAVLIDLVPHIIAFAVDTVWGTVSEQLKSRIETYNATKGWIKPPFYAATAWVAWYILFAKIFKLYNPSDEDASVASYTPIIYQVIMFIFFLTLLYCAQKMITQFIALSFHRTAYQERLDAVSTVIKVIDHLRDYKPKRKSHHPNQSSSYFGGRIERDPLMMEEGVSEGAKGKGKRTSKGWFKSSDKKRAQSRSRSSSPDGADELLAQAARTVKRAVLHDARNMRGQNAAGTGANEEDETGLKFKIGSTKEAKKIARDIYYNLKADRRRNYLIPADFFPAYPTPDDARAAFKVFDKDGNDDITRAEIKTMCVKVYRERRFLSRSMKDISAAIQTLDRILLFFAAVILFFISLSVFGVAIGDSLTSVYSLGIAASFIFKNAASSAFDAIMFILLLTQTSDEVGNFEGLTLQVDWRTPLSKLDELETKMNEWLASDDRVFGVDDGYPSQRHMARLGHAQRTQNCLPRCRSILLPTAGHHMQQLTQPVLVQQSRPELEQRLRSEDREEVTDFLGSSENLASPGDEPTGETGAGLAAPDSAAPGATTVTPSWCTRMKSRKGANRGMAEG; encoded by the exons ATGGCCAACGAACGCGAGAGACAACCAGGCGGTGACTCGCAGGCCAATCATGGGCCTAATGCAAGGGCGCACGAGGGACTCCGCCTGCCTTCATTGGGGATGTCACACCAGTCTCGGAGCGACCTTTTCAGAACGGACGAAGGCCCACCTCCCACTCCACCATATCAGCTCGATGTTTCCAAGTCGCAAGAGGTCATCGAGCGATCACAGCCCCCAGACTATGAGCGTGAAGGCAAAGAAAAGCCTCACGTGCGCATTCCAGACGAGGTTGCTAGGCCGCCAAGACCGGCTTTTCATCGTGGAGCATCGTCGATGAGCTACGCGCCGAGTGTGGCTGGGAGTGACTTTGACGATGACTTTGAGGAAGAGGTCTATGACTGGTCCGATGACGATGATTTGCTCGAGGAAGAGGCCAAGTTTGAACGCACCACCGGTCAGCGCAAAAAGGTCCGCACCGGGTGCGGTTTCACCAG AATCGttattttctttttctctACGCTCATTGGCTCCACTATCACCGCTGGTCTGCTTGCCACAGCTCCCATCCTGCTTCGTATCTATTATCTGAAACCACACCGCACCGAACATCGCACCTACGTAACCGACACCGTTTCTGCTTGGCTTTTCTGGGCAGCTGCCAACGTGCTTGTGTCTTGGTACATTGCCGTACTTATCGATCTTGTCCCCCACATTATTGCCTTTGCCGTGGATACTGTCTGGGGCACCGTTTCGGAGCAGCTCAAGTCCAGGATCGAGACCTATAACGCAACCAAAGGATGGATTAAGCCTCCATTTTATGCTGCTACTGCCTGGGTTGCTTGGTACATTCTTTTCGCTAAAATATTCAAGCTCTACAACCCCTCGGACGAAGATGCCAGTGTCGCTTCCTACACTCCGATC ATTTATCAAGTCATTATGTTCATTTTCTTCTTGACGCTCTTGTATTGCGCGCAAAAGATGATCACCCAATTCATTG CCCTCTCGTTCCACAGGACCGCATATCAAGAACGTCTTGATGCTGTCAGCACAGTCATCAAAGTCATTGACCATCTCAGGGACTACAAACCCAAACGCAAATCCCACCATCCGAACCAGTCCTCTAGCTATTTCGGCGGACGGATCGAGCGTGACCCGTTGATGATGGAAGAAGGCGTCTCCGAAGGCGccaagggcaaaggaaaGCGCACGAGCAAAGGCTGGTTCAAGTCGTCGGACAAGAAACGGGCCCAATCGCGCTCCCGCTCGAGTTCTCCC GACGGAGCAGACGAGCTTCTCGCACAGGCCGCGCGAACAGTCAAACGAGCTGTTTTGCACGATGCTAGGAATATGCGCGGTCAGAATGCCGCTGGTACTGGTGCCAACGAGGAAGACGAGACCGGACTCAAGTTCAAGATTGGTAGCACAAAAGAGGCCAAG AAAATCGCTCGTGACATTTACTATAACCTTAAAGCGGATCGCCGTCGCAACTACCTCATCCCTGCCGACTTTTTCCCTGCCTATCCTACCCCAGATGATGCGCGTGCAGCATTCAAGGTCTTTGACAAGGACGGAAACGACGATATCACCCGTGCCGAAATCAAGACTATGTGCGTAAAGGTTTATCGCGAGCGTAGGTTCTTGAGTCGCAGTATGAA GGATATCAGCGCCGCTATCCAGACACTTGACAGAATTTTGCTATTCTTTGCAGCTGTCATCTTGTTTTTCA TCTCGTTGAGCGTTTTTGGTGTGGCCATTGGCGATAGTCTTACTTCAGTCTATTCGCTTGGTATTGCTGCGAGTTTCATCTTCAAGAACGCCGCTAGCTCTGCTTTTGATGCGATCATGTTCATCTTGTTACTCA CACAAACGTCAGACGAAGTGGG AAACTTCGAAGGTCTTACCTTGCAAGTCGACTGGCGCACACCGCTCTCCAAACTCGATGAATTGGAGACCAAGATGAACGAATGGCTTGCATCGGATGACAG GGTGTTTGGAGTTGACGATGGGTATCCCTCACAACGG CACATGGCAAGACTGGGGCATGCGCAACGCACGCAAAACTGCCTTCCACGCTGCCGCTCAATTCTACTGCCGACAGCTGGGCATCACATGCAACAACTCACCCAGCCCGTCCTCGTACAACAGTCCCGCCCCGAACTCGAACAGCGTTTGCGCTCCGAGGACAGGGAAGAGGTGACAGATTTCCTCGGTTCGAGCGAGAACTTGGCCAGTCCCGGGGACGAGCCTACAGGAGAAACGGGGGCCGGTTTGGCTGCTCCCGATTCGGCCGCTCCGGGCGCTACGACCGTCACCCCAAGCTGGTGCACTCGG ATGAAGAGCCGCAAGGGCGCGAACAGGGGTATGGCCGAGGGTTAG